The following coding sequences lie in one Pseudoxanthomonas sp. SE1 genomic window:
- the nusA gene encoding transcription termination factor NusA, translating to MSKELLLVVDAVANEKGVPREVIFDAIEAALASAAKKRYMDQDVQVRVTIDHKDGSYETFRRWEVVADDVVMESPDRQIRLMDAEDEAEGAEVGDWIEEKIENPDFGRIAAQAAKQVIVQRVREAERAQVVDAWKDRVGELVTGVVKRAERGNIYVDLGGNAEAFIPKDKGIPRDVLRAGDRVRGYLFDVRYEPRGPQLFISRAAPEFMIELFKLEVPEVGQGLVEIKACARDPGDRAKIAVLAHDTRTDPIGACIGMRGSRVQAVSNELNGERVDIVLWNDNPATFVINAMAPAEVQSIIVDEEKHSMDLAVAEDRLAQAIGKGGQNVRLASRLTGWQLNVMTADQVQAKSEAEQAVARQLFMDKLEVDEEIAAILVAEGFSTVEEIAYVPVGELLAVEGFDEDIVEELRSRARDALLNEALAEEEGLEENHPAEDLLALEGMDEETAFALASHGVRTSEDLSDLAADEVVEFGIEGLDEGRAAALILAARAEEIARLERGE from the coding sequence ATGAGTAAGGAATTGTTGCTGGTCGTGGATGCGGTGGCCAACGAAAAGGGCGTGCCGCGCGAAGTCATCTTCGATGCCATCGAGGCCGCCCTGGCGTCCGCCGCCAAGAAGCGCTACATGGACCAGGACGTGCAGGTGCGCGTCACGATCGACCACAAGGACGGCAGCTACGAGACGTTCCGCCGCTGGGAAGTGGTGGCCGACGACGTGGTGATGGAATCGCCCGATCGCCAGATCCGCCTGATGGACGCCGAGGACGAAGCCGAAGGCGCCGAAGTGGGCGACTGGATCGAAGAGAAGATCGAGAACCCCGATTTCGGCCGCATCGCCGCGCAGGCCGCCAAGCAGGTCATCGTGCAGCGCGTCCGCGAAGCCGAGCGTGCGCAGGTGGTCGATGCCTGGAAGGACCGCGTGGGCGAACTGGTGACCGGCGTGGTCAAGCGCGCCGAGCGCGGCAACATCTACGTGGACCTGGGCGGCAACGCCGAGGCCTTCATCCCGAAGGACAAGGGCATCCCGCGCGACGTGCTGCGCGCCGGCGACCGCGTCCGCGGCTACCTGTTCGATGTGCGCTACGAACCGCGCGGCCCGCAGCTGTTCATCAGCCGCGCCGCACCGGAATTCATGATCGAGCTGTTCAAGCTGGAAGTGCCGGAAGTGGGCCAGGGCCTGGTCGAGATCAAGGCCTGCGCGCGCGATCCGGGCGACCGTGCCAAGATCGCGGTGCTCGCCCACGACACCCGCACCGACCCCATCGGCGCCTGCATCGGCATGCGCGGTTCGCGCGTGCAGGCCGTGAGCAACGAGCTGAACGGCGAGCGCGTGGACATCGTGCTATGGAACGACAACCCGGCCACCTTCGTCATCAACGCGATGGCGCCGGCGGAAGTGCAGTCGATCATCGTCGATGAAGAGAAGCACTCGATGGACCTGGCCGTGGCGGAAGACCGCCTGGCGCAGGCGATCGGCAAGGGCGGCCAGAACGTGCGCCTGGCCAGCCGCCTGACCGGCTGGCAGCTCAACGTCATGACCGCCGACCAGGTGCAGGCCAAGAGCGAGGCCGAACAGGCCGTCGCCCGCCAGCTGTTCATGGACAAGCTGGAAGTGGACGAGGAAATCGCCGCCATCCTGGTCGCCGAGGGCTTCAGCACGGTCGAGGAGATCGCCTACGTGCCGGTCGGCGAACTGCTGGCCGTCGAGGGCTTCGACGAGGACATCGTCGAGGAACTGCGCTCGCGTGCCCGCGACGCCCTGCTGAACGAGGCGCTGGCCGAGGAAGAGGGCCTGGAGGAAAACCACCCGGCAGAGGACCTGCTGGCGCTGGAGGGCATGGACGAAGAGACCGCGTTCGCGCTGGCCTCGCATGGCGTCCGTACCAGCGAGGACCTGTCCGACCTGGCCGCCGACGAAGTGGTCGAGTTCGGCATCGAGGGCCTGGACGAGGGTCGCGCCGCGGCGCTGATCCTGGCCGCCCGCGCCGAGGAAATCGCCCGTCTGGAGCGCGGCGAATGA
- the rimP gene encoding ribosome maturation factor RimP produces the protein MSDKANDIANLLAPTVQALGVELLGIEYLPAPGGATVRLYIDVQEAERATRHVNIEDCEAVSREVSAQLDVEDPITGNYTLEVSSPGVDRPLFQLAHFARFVGESAKVVLKLPQERRRRLQGTISRIEGEDIVFALDGAEMTVAFDNIDKARLVPDWAALGLAPEKPGGGRKAGAKKAGDAKRAPAKKAKKKPNQPAARKPRAE, from the coding sequence GTGAGCGACAAGGCCAACGACATCGCCAACCTGCTGGCTCCCACCGTCCAGGCACTGGGCGTGGAACTGCTTGGCATCGAATACCTGCCGGCCCCCGGCGGCGCTACGGTGCGCCTGTACATCGACGTGCAGGAAGCCGAGCGCGCCACGCGGCACGTCAACATCGAGGACTGCGAAGCGGTGAGCCGTGAAGTGTCGGCGCAGCTCGACGTCGAGGACCCGATCACGGGCAATTACACGCTGGAAGTCTCCTCGCCCGGCGTGGACCGTCCGCTGTTCCAACTGGCGCATTTCGCACGCTTCGTCGGCGAATCGGCCAAGGTGGTGCTGAAGTTGCCGCAGGAGCGCCGCCGCCGGCTGCAGGGCACGATCAGCCGCATCGAAGGCGAGGACATCGTGTTTGCGCTGGACGGCGCCGAAATGACGGTGGCGTTCGATAATATCGACAAGGCGCGCCTGGTCCCCGACTGGGCCGCGCTGGGCCTGGCGCCCGAGAAACCCGGTGGCGGCCGCAAGGCCGGTGCCAAGAAGGCCGGCGACGCCAAGCGCGCGCCTGCCAAGAAAGCAAAGAAAAAACCCAACCAACCGGCGGCCCGCAAGCCGCGCGCGGAGTGA
- the nuoN gene encoding NADH-quinone oxidoreductase subunit NuoN, whose amino-acid sequence MTTPMPISAADLQPLLPELTLIGGAFALLMLDLFLDNSRRFITHALALVVMAAVVWMLATGVGGQGAVFSGMFVRDTLADVSKVVIVAVSALSLVYGWPYLRERNLYPGEAPVLVMFATAGMMMMVSAGSLVMVYLGLELLALCSYALVALNRDDGLATEAAMKYIVLGSLASGLLLYGMSLVYGATGSLHLPAIFDATGAALGGSSDARMLLLTGVVFMVAGVAFKLGAAPFHMWLPDVYQGASTPVTLFISAAPKLAAFGMAFRLLQDGLGPAAAQWQWLLAGLAAASLVIGNVIAIAQTNLKRMLAYSTVSHVGFLLVGFAGGGETGYSAALFYSISYATMSAAAFGAIIVLSRQGFEADRIDDFKGLNARNPWQAGLVLCVMASLAGVPPFLGFWAKLVVLGAAVNGGFLWLAIVGVLCAVIGAFYYLRVIKVMYFDEPVGEIPPPRADRVVPLVFGVNALALLALGVAWNPIMAWCKLAFAG is encoded by the coding sequence ATGACGACGCCGATGCCCATCTCCGCCGCCGACCTGCAGCCGCTGCTGCCAGAACTGACCCTGATCGGCGGCGCGTTCGCGCTGCTGATGCTGGACCTGTTCCTCGACAATTCCCGCCGCTTCATCACCCATGCGCTGGCGCTGGTCGTCATGGCCGCCGTGGTCTGGATGCTGGCCACGGGCGTGGGCGGGCAGGGCGCCGTGTTCAGCGGGATGTTCGTGCGCGACACGCTGGCCGATGTCAGCAAGGTCGTGATCGTCGCGGTGAGCGCACTGTCGCTGGTCTACGGTTGGCCGTACCTGCGCGAGCGCAACCTGTATCCGGGCGAGGCGCCGGTGCTGGTGATGTTCGCGACCGCCGGCATGATGATGATGGTGTCCGCCGGCAGCCTGGTGATGGTCTACCTGGGCCTGGAGCTGTTGGCGCTGTGTTCGTACGCGCTCGTGGCGCTGAACCGCGACGACGGGCTGGCCACCGAGGCGGCGATGAAGTACATCGTGCTCGGCTCGCTGGCCTCGGGCCTGCTGCTGTACGGCATGTCGCTGGTGTATGGGGCGACCGGCTCGCTGCACCTGCCGGCGATCTTCGATGCGACCGGAGCCGCCTTGGGCGGCAGCAGTGATGCACGCATGCTGTTGCTGACGGGTGTGGTGTTCATGGTGGCAGGCGTGGCGTTCAAGCTGGGCGCGGCACCGTTCCACATGTGGCTGCCCGACGTCTATCAGGGCGCCTCCACGCCGGTGACGCTGTTCATCAGTGCGGCACCGAAGCTGGCCGCGTTCGGCATGGCATTCCGCCTGCTGCAGGACGGCCTGGGCCCGGCGGCGGCGCAGTGGCAGTGGCTGCTGGCCGGTCTGGCGGCGGCGTCACTGGTGATCGGCAACGTCATCGCCATCGCGCAGACCAACCTCAAGCGCATGCTGGCGTACTCGACGGTGTCCCACGTCGGCTTCCTGCTGGTCGGCTTCGCTGGCGGCGGCGAAACCGGATACTCGGCGGCGCTGTTCTATTCGATCAGCTACGCCACCATGTCGGCGGCGGCGTTCGGCGCGATCATCGTGCTGTCGCGGCAGGGTTTCGAAGCCGACAGGATCGACGACTTCAAGGGCCTCAATGCGCGCAATCCGTGGCAGGCGGGCCTGGTGCTGTGCGTGATGGCGTCGCTGGCCGGCGTGCCGCCGTTCCTGGGCTTCTGGGCCAAGCTGGTCGTGCTGGGCGCGGCGGTCAATGGCGGCTTCCTGTGGCTGGCCATCGTCGGCGTGCTGTGCGCGGTGATCGGTGCCTTCTACTACCTGCGCGTGATCAAGGTGATGTACTTCGACGAGCCGGTGGGCGAAATACCGCCGCCGCGGGCGGACCGCGTGGTGCCGCTGGTGTTCGGCGTCAATGCACTGGCCTTGCTGGCGCTGGGCGTGGCATGGAATCCGATCATGGCGTGGTGCAAGCTGGCGTTCGCCGGCTGA
- a CDS encoding NADH-quinone oxidoreductase subunit M yields MSNWPLLSVLIWLPILGGALVLALGNARADAARWLGLVVAVLTFVASLGLLTGFDYANPSLQFIETHAWIPSFDIHYNLGADGIAVALLLLNTLITVLTLAGAWGSVNKRVAQYVAAFLILEGLTNGIFAASDAVLFYVFFEAMLIPMFLIIGVWGGPRRIYASLKFFLYTFLGSVLMLVGLVYLYIKGGSFQLADLYALPLNAKEQMWLFFAFLIAFAVKIPMFPVHTWLPDAHVEAPTAGSVILAAIALKIGGYGLLRFSLPIVPDAGHEWATFVIVLSLIAVVYVGLVALVQDDMKKLIAYSSVSHMGFVTLGIFIAFSLVRDAGNLDGARLGLQGAMVQMISHGFISGAMFTCVGVLYDRMHTRMIKDYGGVINTMPWFGAFFILFGMANSGLPGTSGFVGEFMVILASFQLHPLMAFFAATTLVIGAAYTLWLVKRVILGDVANAHVAELKDVSLREALVLGGFAVCVLALGVYPKPLTDLMEPSIAQLAMQLANSKL; encoded by the coding sequence GTGTCGAACTGGCCCCTGCTTAGTGTTCTGATCTGGCTGCCCATCCTGGGTGGCGCGCTGGTGCTTGCCCTGGGCAACGCCCGGGCCGATGCCGCCCGCTGGCTGGGTCTGGTGGTTGCGGTGCTGACGTTCGTGGCCAGCCTCGGCCTGCTGACCGGCTTCGACTACGCGAATCCGAGCCTGCAGTTCATCGAAACCCACGCCTGGATCCCGAGTTTCGACATCCACTACAACCTCGGCGCCGATGGCATCGCGGTGGCGCTGTTGCTGCTCAACACGCTGATCACCGTGCTGACGCTTGCAGGCGCGTGGGGTTCGGTGAACAAGCGTGTGGCGCAGTACGTGGCCGCGTTCCTGATCCTGGAAGGCCTGACCAACGGCATCTTCGCTGCCAGCGATGCGGTGCTGTTCTACGTGTTCTTCGAAGCGATGCTGATCCCGATGTTCCTGATCATCGGCGTCTGGGGCGGTCCGCGCCGCATCTATGCCTCGCTGAAGTTCTTCCTGTACACGTTCCTCGGCTCGGTGTTGATGCTGGTCGGCCTGGTGTATCTGTACATCAAGGGCGGCAGCTTCCAGCTGGCCGACCTGTATGCGCTGCCCTTGAATGCGAAAGAACAGATGTGGCTGTTCTTCGCATTCCTGATCGCGTTCGCGGTGAAGATCCCGATGTTCCCGGTGCATACCTGGCTGCCGGACGCGCATGTCGAGGCGCCGACCGCGGGCTCGGTGATCCTGGCGGCGATCGCGCTGAAGATCGGCGGCTACGGCCTGCTGCGTTTCAGCCTGCCGATCGTCCCCGACGCCGGCCATGAGTGGGCCACGTTCGTCATCGTGCTGTCGCTGATCGCCGTGGTCTACGTGGGCCTGGTGGCGCTGGTGCAGGACGACATGAAGAAGCTGATCGCCTATTCGTCCGTTTCGCACATGGGCTTCGTCACGCTGGGCATCTTCATCGCCTTCAGCCTGGTGCGCGACGCCGGCAACCTGGACGGCGCGCGCCTGGGCCTGCAGGGCGCGATGGTGCAGATGATCAGCCACGGCTTCATTTCCGGCGCGATGTTCACTTGCGTCGGCGTGCTGTACGACCGCATGCACACCCGCATGATCAAGGACTACGGCGGCGTCATCAACACGATGCCGTGGTTCGGCGCATTCTTCATCCTGTTCGGCATGGCCAACTCCGGCCTGCCCGGCACCAGTGGCTTCGTCGGCGAGTTCATGGTCATCCTGGCCTCGTTCCAGTTGCACCCGCTGATGGCCTTCTTCGCCGCCACCACGCTGGTGATCGGTGCGGCCTACACGCTGTGGCTGGTCAAGCGCGTGATCCTCGGCGACGTGGCGAATGCCCATGTGGCCGAGCTGAAGGATGTGTCCCTGCGCGAGGCATTGGTACTGGGTGGGTTCGCCGTCTGCGTGCTGGCGCTGGGCGTGTATCCCAAGCCGCTGACCGACCTGATGGAGCCGTCGATCGCGCAACTGGCGATGCAGCTCGCCAACAGCAAGCTGTAA
- the nuoL gene encoding NADH-quinone oxidoreductase subunit L gives MEVLLSKNVLLAIVLAPLLGSIIAGLFGRFVGRAGAHTATILGVATSCALSCWVLYQLVAQGASPFNQNLYTFFEVGNITGHVGFMIDKLTAMMMVVVTFVSLLVHIYTIGYMAEDPGYQRFFSYISLFTFSMLMLVMSNNFLQLFFGWEAVGLVSYLLIGFWFKRPTAIFANMKAFLVNRVGDFGFLLGIGCVLLMFGTLDYATVFANSPMLAGKAVPVWSGALTLFGETWQVLDQPVIWSMATLTCICLFIGAMGKSAQVPLHVWLPDSMEGPTPISALIHAATMVTAGIFMVARMSPLFELSQTALDFVLFIGATTALFTGLIGIVQNDIKRVVAYSTLSQLGYMTVALGVSAYSAAVFHLMTHAFFKALLFLAAGSVIIGMHHEQDMRKMGGLRKHMPITWITSLIGTLALVGTPFFSGFYSKDTIIEAAKHHQHVAHEVGEKVAEMGVMAAQGYQGPSEWIATYGYWAVLLGVFVTSFYSFRLLYLTFHGKERFRDAHADHGHGHDAHHDHAHDDHGHDDHGHHGAHEPHESPWVVTVPLVLLAIPSIIIGYFTAGPMLFGTDWTGHHEATPFFLGAIDFLRLDPSLAVSPRDTVMALKDELWHGPWALALHSVKTPALWLAVGGFALATFLYLFKPDLPGKVRHSTVGAFLTNILDKKYWADHLWINGFAGGGVKLGKASRAFDSHVIDGAAVNGTAKLVDLGAQLLRKTQSGYLYHYAFAMIVGLILLLGVVIKFWQ, from the coding sequence ATGGAAGTCCTCCTCTCCAAGAACGTGCTGCTGGCCATCGTGCTGGCGCCGCTGCTGGGCAGCATCATCGCCGGGCTGTTCGGCCGCTTCGTCGGTCGTGCCGGCGCGCACACCGCCACCATCCTGGGCGTGGCGACCAGCTGCGCGCTGTCGTGCTGGGTGCTGTACCAGCTGGTGGCGCAGGGCGCGTCGCCGTTCAACCAGAACCTGTACACGTTCTTCGAAGTGGGCAACATCACCGGCCACGTCGGTTTCATGATCGACAAGCTGACCGCGATGATGATGGTCGTGGTGACCTTCGTGTCGCTGCTGGTGCACATCTACACCATCGGCTACATGGCCGAAGATCCGGGCTACCAGCGCTTCTTCAGCTACATCTCGCTGTTCACCTTCAGCATGCTGATGCTGGTGATGAGCAACAACTTCCTGCAGCTGTTCTTCGGCTGGGAAGCGGTGGGCCTGGTGTCGTACCTGCTGATCGGCTTCTGGTTCAAGCGGCCGACGGCGATCTTCGCCAACATGAAGGCCTTCCTGGTCAACCGCGTCGGCGACTTCGGCTTCCTGCTCGGTATCGGCTGCGTGCTGCTGATGTTCGGCACGCTGGATTACGCCACCGTGTTCGCCAACTCACCGATGCTGGCCGGCAAGGCCGTGCCGGTGTGGTCTGGCGCGCTCACGCTGTTCGGCGAAACCTGGCAGGTCCTGGACCAGCCGGTGATCTGGTCGATGGCGACGCTCACCTGCATCTGCCTGTTCATCGGCGCGATGGGCAAGTCGGCGCAGGTGCCGTTGCACGTGTGGCTGCCCGATTCGATGGAAGGCCCCACGCCGATCTCGGCGCTGATCCACGCGGCGACGATGGTGACCGCCGGCATCTTCATGGTGGCGCGCATGTCGCCGCTGTTCGAGCTGTCGCAGACGGCGTTGGACTTCGTGCTGTTCATCGGTGCGACGACCGCGCTGTTCACCGGCCTGATCGGCATCGTGCAGAACGACATCAAGCGCGTGGTGGCGTACTCCACGCTGTCGCAGCTGGGCTACATGACGGTGGCGCTGGGCGTGTCTGCGTACTCGGCGGCCGTGTTCCACCTGATGACGCACGCCTTCTTCAAGGCGCTGCTGTTCCTGGCGGCGGGCTCGGTCATCATCGGCATGCACCACGAGCAGGACATGCGGAAGATGGGTGGCCTGCGCAAGCACATGCCCATCACCTGGATCACCAGCCTGATCGGCACGTTGGCGCTGGTCGGCACGCCGTTCTTCTCGGGGTTCTACTCGAAGGACACCATCATCGAGGCCGCCAAGCACCACCAGCACGTGGCGCACGAAGTGGGCGAGAAGGTGGCCGAGATGGGCGTGATGGCCGCGCAGGGATACCAGGGGCCGAGCGAGTGGATCGCCACCTACGGTTACTGGGCGGTGCTGCTGGGTGTGTTCGTCACCAGCTTCTACAGCTTCCGCCTGCTGTATCTGACGTTCCATGGCAAGGAGCGCTTCCGGGACGCGCATGCGGACCATGGCCATGGCCACGACGCCCATCACGACCACGCCCACGACGACCATGGTCACGACGATCACGGTCACCACGGCGCACACGAGCCGCACGAATCTCCCTGGGTGGTGACGGTGCCGCTGGTGCTGCTGGCGATCCCGTCGATCATCATCGGCTATTTCACCGCTGGGCCGATGCTGTTTGGCACCGACTGGACCGGTCACCATGAGGCGACGCCGTTCTTCCTGGGAGCGATCGACTTCCTGCGCCTCGACCCGTCGCTGGCCGTCTCACCACGCGATACCGTAATGGCGCTGAAGGACGAGCTGTGGCACGGCCCTTGGGCGCTCGCGCTGCATAGCGTGAAAACCCCCGCCTTGTGGCTGGCAGTGGGTGGCTTCGCGCTGGCGACGTTTCTGTACCTGTTCAAGCCAGACCTGCCGGGCAAGGTCCGCCACAGCACCGTTGGCGCCTTCCTGACCAACATCCTGGACAAGAAGTACTGGGCCGACCATCTCTGGATCAACGGCTTTGCCGGCGGCGGCGTGAAGCTGGGCAAGGCGTCGCGCGCCTTCGACAGCCACGTGATCGATGGCGCGGCGGTGAACGGTACGGCGAAGCTGGTCGACCTGGGGGCGCAGTTGCTGCGCAAGACCCAGTCCGGCTACCTGTACCACTACGCGTTCGCGATGATCGTCGGCCTGATCCTGCTGCTGGGCGTCGTCATCAAGTTTTGGCAGTAA
- the nuoK gene encoding NADH-quinone oxidoreductase subunit NuoK, whose amino-acid sequence MISVGHLLALGAVLFCISLAGIFLNRKNVIVLLMSIELMLLSVNINFVAFSRELGDAAGQIFVFLILTVAAAEAAIGLAILVTLFRTRRTINVAEVDTLKG is encoded by the coding sequence ATGATTTCCGTAGGCCACCTGCTGGCGCTCGGCGCCGTGCTGTTCTGCATCAGCCTGGCCGGCATCTTCCTGAACCGGAAGAACGTCATCGTGCTGCTGATGTCGATCGAACTGATGCTGCTGTCGGTGAACATCAACTTCGTCGCGTTCTCGCGCGAGCTCGGTGACGCGGCCGGCCAGATCTTCGTGTTCCTCATCCTGACCGTGGCCGCGGCCGAGGCCGCCATCGGCCTGGCGATCCTGGTCACCCTGTTCCGCACCCGGCGCACGATCAACGTGGCCGAAGTCGACACGCTCAAAGGCTGA
- a CDS encoding NADH-quinone oxidoreductase subunit J, whose translation MDWVLISFYAFATVAVIAAGAVISVRNPVHAVLCLILTFFSVACTWLLVGAEFLGVALILVYVGAVMVLFLFVVMMLDIDVDALREGWVKFLPVGLLVAVVMLAQMLVLIGIKAKMAMPFQDNAASAAAEVSNTAWLARTLFTEFLLPFEFAAVILTVAVVAAVMLTLRKRTGIKTQDPGEQSRVKARDRIRMVSMPAEKPVRETPASAPAEGEGKA comes from the coding sequence ATGGATTGGGTCCTGATCAGTTTTTACGCTTTCGCCACCGTCGCGGTCATCGCCGCCGGCGCAGTGATCAGCGTGCGCAACCCGGTGCATGCCGTGCTGTGCCTCATCCTGACGTTCTTCTCGGTGGCCTGCACCTGGTTGCTGGTGGGCGCGGAGTTCCTGGGCGTCGCGCTGATCCTCGTCTACGTGGGCGCGGTGATGGTGCTGTTCCTGTTCGTGGTGATGATGCTCGACATCGATGTCGACGCGTTGCGCGAGGGCTGGGTGAAGTTCCTGCCGGTCGGCCTGCTGGTCGCCGTGGTCATGCTGGCGCAGATGCTGGTGCTGATCGGCATCAAGGCGAAGATGGCGATGCCGTTCCAGGACAACGCCGCGTCCGCCGCTGCCGAAGTGTCCAACACCGCGTGGCTGGCACGCACGCTGTTCACCGAGTTCCTGCTGCCGTTCGAGTTCGCCGCCGTTATCCTGACCGTGGCGGTGGTCGCCGCCGTGATGCTGACGCTGCGCAAGCGCACCGGCATCAAGACGCAGGACCCGGGCGAGCAGTCGCGCGTGAAGGCGCGCGACCGCATCCGCATGGTGTCGATGCCGGCCGAGAAGCCGGTGCGCGAAACGCCGGCCAGCGCCCCGGCAGAAGGGGAGGGCAAGGCATGA
- the nuoI gene encoding NADH-quinone oxidoreductase subunit NuoI: protein MNKVVHYFKSLMLLELMQGLWLTLKYTFKPKYTLMYPMEKFPQSPRFRGLHALRRYPNGEERCIACKLCEAVCPALAITIDSAPREDGTRRTTRYDIDLFKCIYCGFCEESCPVDSIVETHVLEYHFDKRGQNIVTKPQLLAIGDRLEAEIAERRAADAAFR, encoded by the coding sequence ATGAACAAGGTTGTGCACTACTTCAAGAGCCTGATGCTGCTGGAACTGATGCAGGGCCTGTGGCTGACGCTGAAGTACACCTTCAAGCCGAAGTACACGCTGATGTACCCGATGGAGAAGTTCCCGCAGTCGCCGCGCTTCCGCGGCCTGCACGCGCTGCGCCGTTACCCGAACGGCGAAGAGCGCTGCATCGCCTGCAAGCTGTGCGAAGCGGTCTGCCCGGCGCTGGCCATCACCATCGACTCGGCCCCGCGCGAGGACGGCACCCGTCGCACCACGCGCTACGACATCGACCTGTTCAAGTGCATCTACTGCGGCTTCTGCGAGGAAAGCTGCCCGGTGGATTCGATCGTGGAGACGCACGTGCTGGAGTACCACTTCGACAAGCGCGGGCAGAACATCGTCACCAAGCCGCAGCTGCTGGCGATCGGAGACCGGCTGGAAGCCGAGATCGCCGAGCGCCGCGCCGCCGACGCCGCCTTCCGCTGA
- the nuoH gene encoding NADH-quinone oxidoreductase subunit NuoH — protein sequence MNELLINAVGPLREWFFGLGDIGMALWIVLKILVIAMPVIISVAFYVVWERKLIGWMHVRHGPMYVGMGIFQAFADVFKLLFKEIIQPSSAQKTMYILAPLITLAPAFAAWAVVPFDYQLVLSNANAGLLYLLAMTSLGVYGIIIAGWASNSKYAFLGAMRSAAQVVSYEIAMGFALVGVLIAAGSLNLTDIVMAQSGNAGFFEWFWLPLFPLFIVYWVSGVAETNRSPFDVVEGESEIVAGHMVEYSGAAFALFFLAEYANMILVSFLVSLFFLGGWLSPLQGWITADVSPWINWIWAGGWPWLLLKVLFFASAYIWFRASFPRYRYDQIMRLGWKVFIPLTIAWIAVTALLVFFGVFEKGV from the coding sequence ATGAACGAGCTGTTGATCAACGCCGTCGGCCCCCTGCGCGAGTGGTTCTTCGGGCTGGGCGACATCGGCATGGCGCTGTGGATCGTGCTGAAGATCCTGGTGATCGCCATGCCGGTGATCATCTCGGTTGCGTTCTACGTGGTGTGGGAGCGCAAGCTGATCGGCTGGATGCACGTGCGCCACGGGCCGATGTACGTGGGCATGGGCATCTTCCAGGCCTTCGCCGACGTGTTCAAACTGCTGTTCAAGGAAATCATCCAGCCCAGCAGCGCGCAGAAGACCATGTACATCCTGGCGCCGCTGATCACGCTGGCGCCGGCGTTCGCGGCATGGGCGGTGGTGCCGTTCGACTACCAGTTGGTGCTGTCGAACGCCAATGCCGGCCTGCTGTACCTGCTGGCGATGACCTCGCTGGGCGTGTACGGCATCATCATCGCCGGCTGGGCGTCGAACTCGAAGTACGCGTTCCTCGGCGCGATGCGTTCCGCCGCGCAGGTGGTCAGCTACGAGATCGCGATGGGCTTCGCGCTGGTCGGCGTGCTGATCGCCGCCGGCAGCCTGAACCTGACCGACATCGTGATGGCGCAGTCCGGCAACGCTGGCTTCTTCGAGTGGTTCTGGCTGCCGCTGTTCCCGCTGTTCATCGTGTACTGGGTGTCCGGCGTCGCCGAGACCAACCGCTCGCCGTTCGACGTGGTGGAAGGCGAGTCGGAAATCGTCGCCGGCCACATGGTGGAGTATTCGGGTGCGGCGTTCGCGCTGTTCTTCCTGGCCGAATACGCCAACATGATCCTGGTCAGCTTCCTGGTGTCGCTGTTCTTCCTGGGCGGCTGGCTGAGCCCGCTGCAGGGCTGGATCACCGCCGACGTATCGCCGTGGATCAACTGGATCTGGGCCGGCGGCTGGCCGTGGCTGCTGCTGAAGGTGCTGTTCTTCGCCAGCGCCTACATCTGGTTTCGCGCCAGCTTCCCGCGCTACCGCTACGACCAGATCATGCGCCTGGGCTGGAAGGTGTTCATTCCGCTGACCATCGCGTGGATCGCGGTGACGGCGTTGTTGGTGTTCTTCGGTGTGTTCGAGAAGGGTGTGTAA